attatacatttatattttaaaattctggaACCCTTCCTGACGCCTTCTGGGGCCAACCGGAGTCCGTCACCCTGGTGGTCTCGTGCCTGTCCGTGTTCCTGAGCCGACCGGAGTCCGTCGCCCTGGTATTCTCGTTCGTGAGCCACTGCAAAGATTGTCTTGCCCTCCCATGGTGTCACAGGTGGGGGTGAACAACGTGGTCGGTGACACCTCCGACGACTCGCGAGGGAGTACCTACACTCGTGCGTCGAGACTTGTTGTTCACCGTCTTCCCGTTGCCGAATCAGGCTGCACCTTGGCGGGCTCTTCGCCTGTTGAGTGCGGCTCTGTCGTCCGCTTGGTCATCACGTTCGTCTTCTTCTTTGGTGTTCATTATTGATTCCACCATGATCATGAACTCCCGTCTATTAATGTCGGCTTGTTCTGCGATCCTACGCCGGGCTGTCGGGTCGTCCGGTAGGTCGTCGGACCGAGGGCCACACAGGATTTCCTGCACGTCCCCGGCCTCAGGTGGGCGTCGGAGGATCCTAGTCAGGACGGCGCGTTCGTCCTCCCACCTGGGGCACGCGAAGAGCGTGTGCTCAGCCGTGTCATCGGGGTTCATGCAGTACGTGCAGTAGCTGTCCTCGGCCCGGTGGAACCTCGTCAGGTAGCTCCGGAAGCAGCCGTGCGCCGACAGAGCCTGGGTCAGCCGTTAGGTGACGTTCATCGTGGGCTTCGCCAGCCACCGTGCGACGTCGGGCAGCAGCCAGTGGGTCCATCTGCGTCCGATGGCGTCCGGACGGGCTGCTGACCGGTCTCATCTGGATTGCCACGACGATGTAGAGATCTCCCTTTCCTGCTTCTTAATTGCGGAGGTAGTAAGTGCTTCTCCGACGTCCTCAAGCCGGGTCTTGATTCTAGCCCGTTCGTGGGCGAGGAGGTCGGCCGGCAGCATGCACGACAGTAGGGAGGACGCGTCGGCGGAGACCGTTCGGTAGGCCCTGATTGTGCGGGGTGCCGTGGTCCTCTGCGCCCTGGCCATTTCATTCCGATTCTTGGCAGTCTTAATACCGACGGTCGCCCAGACCGGTGAGGCGTATAGCAGCTTGCTGTTGGTGACCGACCCAAGGAGTGCCCGTTTCGCTTGGGCCGGGCCACCTACGTTCGGCATCAGCCGTCCGATGGCTTTGGCGGATGCGGTAGCCTTCCTGGACGCGGCCGCGATTTGCGCGGTGAAGGACAGCCGGGTGTCGAGCTCCACGCCGAGATATCTAATCGACGGCTTGACAGGGATGACGTGTCCCTCGATGAGCAGCACCGGATCGGTGTACAGGTATTTCCCGTCAA
This genomic window from Metopolophium dirhodum isolate CAU chromosome 1, ASM1992520v1, whole genome shotgun sequence contains:
- the LOC132944171 gene encoding uncharacterized protein LOC132944171, with the protein product MPNVGGPAQAKRALLGSVTNSKLLYASPVWATVGIKTAKNRNEMARAQRTTAPRTIRAYRTVSADASSLLSCMLPADLLAHERARIKTRLEDVGEALTTSAIKKQEREISTSSWQSR